GCTCCCAGTCCTCCAGGGGCATCTTCCAGTGGAAGTTGTCCCGGGTGATCCCGGCGTAGTGCACCACCCCGTCCAGCCGGCCCAGGTGGGCTAGGGCCTCGGCAAACCCCCGCTCCACGGAGGCGGGGTCGGCCACGTCCATCACCACCGGATGGGCCCCCACGCTTTCCGCCGCCTCCCTTAAGGGGCCTTCTTCCACGTCGCAGGCCACGAGCCTCGCCCCTTCCCGGGCGAAGAGCTCCAGCGTGGCCCGGCCGATGCCGTGGGCCGCCCCCGTGATGAGCACCGCCTTGTCCTTGAGCCGCATCCCGCACCTCCTAGACGACCAACCGGTCGGTAAGCCCACCCTACTCCCGGCCCCGGGGCCCCGTCAAGGGCCAGGCGTAGTAGGGGGTCTCCACGAACTCGGGGGGGCCTCCCAGGTAGACCCGAAGCCCGGGCAGGACCAGGGTCTCCCCCTCCCACTCAAAGGCCAGGGGGTCCACCTCCAGGGGGTAGTGGAGGACGGCCTCCCTCGGAAGGCCAAGCCTCAGCCACTCGGGCGGGGAGACCCGCCCCACCAGGAGGTAGCGGGCCCGCCGCGGCCCCCCCTCGGTGTAGAGGAGGACCTCCTCCCCCAGGTCCAGGAGGAAGGCCCGCCGCCTTACGAAGAGCCTGGCCCTACGGGTCCAGGTAGACATGGGGCCTCCCCCCCAGGCGGACGACCCGGACCCCCGGCCCGTAGAGCCGGGCGAGGAGGGGTTCCTGCAGGACCGCTTCAGGCCTCCCCTCCGCCACCACCCTTCCCCCTTCCAGCACCGCCACCCGGTGGGCGAGGGCCGCCTGGTTGGGGTCGTGGAGGACGGAAAGCACCCCGAGGCCCATCCCGGCAAGCCGCCTCAAAAGCCCTACCACCGCCCCCTGGTGCTCCAGGTCCAAGAAGGTGGTGGGCTCGTCCAGGAGGAGGTACCTGGGCCTCCCCGCCAGGGCCCGGGCGAGGAGGACCCGTTGCCTCTCCCCGCCCGAGAGGGTGCCGAGGAGCCTTCCCCGAAAAACGGAGGCCCCGGTGACCTCGAGGGCCCAGTCCACCGCTTCCCGGTCCTCCCGCCCCTCCCGCCCCCAAAGCCCGAGGTGGGGAA
This region of Thermus thermophilus genomic DNA includes:
- a CDS encoding ABC transporter ATP-binding protein; the encoded protein is MGGLEARGVVGPFALKGVDLLLRPGEWLALLGPNGSGKTTLLRVMAGLLRPRRGEVLLEGRPLRAHGSYGRGRLLAYLPQGGPYPEGLLVEEVVRLGRLPHLGLWGREGREDREAVDWALEVTGASVFRGRLLGTLSGGERQRVLLARALAGRPRYLLLDEPTTFLDLEHQGAVVGLLRRLAGMGLGVLSVLHDPNQAALAHRVAVLEGGRVVAEGRPEAVLQEPLLARLYGPGVRVVRLGGRPHVYLDP